The Candidatus Thermoplasmatota archaeon sequence CAAAGGTGGAGGCGCTAAAATGAGAGAGCCTGCATTGAGAGTGTTCGCGGGGGAGTACAACGAATCAACCCATATCCTTAAGGGGGGAGGAGAAAAAGTCCCATCATATGTCATATCGCCGTTGGGTGCAAAAATAAACCGGCTTTTTATTGTTGGTGTTCTCACTGACATAGAGAATGTTGCCCAGGAAGGCGAGATGTGGAGGGCCCATATTTCCGATCCCACAGGTATATACACCATATACGCCGGGCGATACCAGCCGGAGGCCGCAAATTTTCTTTCACAGACAGAGACACCAAGTTATGTTGCGGTGGCAGGGAAAGCCAGGGTGTATGAGCCCGAGGAAGGAGTTGTATTCGTTTCTGTGCGCCCCGAGATGATAAAAGAGGTTGATGCGAGTCTTCGTGATTACTGGATTATGGAAACTTGCAGGCATACCTACAAAAGAATGGAAGCGATGAGGGAAGCAATGAAAATGAACCCTCCATCCGTCTACAAACTGAAAGAACTTGGCTATCCCTCATTTATGGCGGAAGGAGTTGTTGAGGCATTATCTGCATACAAGGATGTGGACATTGATCATTACCAATTTTTGATTAGGGAGGCGTTATCTCATTTTGCATCCGGAAAAATAGAGTATGTAAAAGAACTGGGGGAGGCAGAAAAAAAGATTCTGGAAATTGTGAAGAAATGCGAGGGGGAGGAAGGAGCCCTCTGGGATGAGATTGTGGATAGCGGAGAAAAAGAGGGAGTGGAAAGAAATCTTGTTGAAGAAGCATTGACATCGCTCATGGATAAAGGGATGGTGTACGAGCCAATTCTTGGAAAACTGAAGACAGCGTAAAAATATACAAATTAAAATAGTGGGAATATATTCCCCGTTATCATGGCGGATAAGATTACATTTCCTGATCCGGATAAAGTTTTAACAGAAAAGCCATCGATTAAAAAATATATTAAATACCTCGCCTTTTTTGGGCCTGGTGCGGTGCTGGCGTCGATGACCATAGGCCAGGGCCAGATCATACTCGGGCCGCAGATAGGGGCATGGGCTGGTTTTTCATTGCTCTGGCTGATTACAATCAATATTGGTTCATATATTACAGCATATGTGGGCTGTAGATTTACTTTGCTTTCCGGTATAAGCGTGATGGATATGTTTGCATTTAAAACAAGGAAAGGATGGCTTAATTATCTGTTTATAGGAATAATACTCGTATTTATCCCCATGTTTGCGGCTACGATAATAACCACGCTTGGGCAATCGCTGGCATGGATTTTTGGATTCGGCCACTATTTGGTATGGGGAATTTCATTTTGTTTAT is a genomic window containing:
- a CDS encoding divalent metal cation transporter encodes the protein MADKITFPDPDKVLTEKPSIKKYIKYLAFFGPGAVLASMTIGQGQIILGPQIGAWAGFSLLWLITINIGSYITAYVGCRFTLLSGISVMDMFAFKTRKGWLNYLFIGIILVFIPMFAATIITTLGQSLAWIFGFGHYLVWGISFCLFATVLVLIGRYKLLEYTQAFFVAVLGAGAVISVIMIKPDILEMLPHFFLVNAPRYPDWVTTNFSTVAEKPVPLIMLGYLGTLTISIIPLVGYLGWIKVKKWGIFKDKEDPDAFSQKVFNAFREKGKINYLPDDAG